One part of the Candidatus Poribacteria bacterium genome encodes these proteins:
- a CDS encoding Rieske (2Fe-2S) protein, which produces MLNENTNFVKVAALSEVAEGKPRAVRVEGHSIALFQHEGAVYATDNQCPHMGYPLVRGRVRKGVLSCDWHGWSYDMEGGGCFTGGCDDLATFPVEVRNGDIYVDVASGGKKRDDAHFLLLKEGLLSTDNWTLSKAIAIMLARGVSEEETLNLMVRHMGRHISTDREAFEGGRKLAMMMNGVKVARLYEPEDRLIPLMMAADGASGRLGDRPDRRPLPPPIDWQKLEDWIRVFTTDKEWEGIEKCLITARQLGGHDEKIIPLFFECAVESFFLNHSNNLINLVHLAELQEQFGWELTGELVCSLGAKILGQGRGRPGELHREAIQKLKEIDHIFDELPQEKSTAAAVDYDEDKFSAALVSGDLDEVFDAVTEMLTAGVPINTLATTMVMTAADRMARTPVNMSPGWWDLQEEMEISSTVRKVLRFGGTKVAAKALYHAAWRFFNNRWLNIRHQPIAEARTSTTSASLDEDTAIAEILDGIESVRIQEIGRRTREYLNAGCSAERLMTEMGLCILKDDNGGDLLSSIYIVSEEWKTCETHPARNQLIVGLARWATDIRRNAGNDSAVQTAHRFARGETATDLYE; this is translated from the coding sequence ATGTTAAACGAGAATACCAATTTTGTCAAAGTTGCTGCCCTCAGTGAAGTAGCAGAGGGAAAACCGAGGGCAGTCAGAGTTGAAGGACATAGCATTGCCCTCTTTCAGCATGAAGGTGCCGTCTACGCCACGGATAACCAGTGCCCGCACATGGGGTACCCACTCGTTCGAGGACGTGTCAGAAAGGGTGTTTTATCCTGCGATTGGCACGGTTGGAGTTACGACATGGAAGGTGGTGGATGCTTTACGGGTGGTTGTGATGACCTCGCCACGTTTCCTGTTGAAGTTCGCAACGGTGATATCTATGTAGATGTCGCCAGTGGTGGAAAGAAGCGGGACGATGCCCATTTTCTTCTGCTGAAAGAGGGGTTACTCTCCACCGACAATTGGACGCTTTCTAAAGCTATCGCCATTATGTTAGCGAGGGGCGTTTCGGAAGAGGAAACGTTGAATCTGATGGTGAGGCACATGGGACGACATATCTCTACAGATAGAGAGGCGTTCGAGGGTGGCAGAAAATTGGCAATGATGATGAACGGGGTAAAGGTCGCTCGGTTGTACGAACCTGAGGACCGGCTCATCCCATTGATGATGGCTGCCGATGGAGCATCGGGTAGACTTGGGGATCGACCCGATCGCCGACCGCTCCCACCACCGATTGACTGGCAGAAACTCGAAGACTGGATTCGGGTGTTCACCACCGATAAAGAGTGGGAAGGTATTGAAAAATGTCTTATCACCGCCAGACAGTTAGGCGGACATGATGAGAAAATCATTCCGCTCTTCTTTGAGTGTGCAGTCGAATCCTTCTTCCTCAATCATTCCAACAATCTCATTAATCTCGTACACTTGGCTGAATTGCAAGAACAGTTTGGATGGGAACTAACAGGCGAGTTAGTTTGCAGTCTCGGCGCAAAGATTCTTGGACAAGGACGCGGTAGACCCGGAGAACTTCACCGTGAAGCCATTCAAAAGCTGAAAGAGATTGATCATATCTTTGATGAACTACCGCAAGAAAAATCAACCGCAGCAGCTGTTGATTACGACGAAGACAAGTTTTCAGCAGCCCTCGTGAGTGGTGATCTCGACGAAGTTTTTGATGCCGTAACAGAAATGCTCACCGCGGGTGTCCCTATTAACACGTTGGCTACGACTATGGTCATGACAGCAGCGGATAGGATGGCACGTACACCTGTGAACATGAGTCCCGGTTGGTGGGATCTGCAGGAGGAGATGGAAATCTCATCGACGGTGAGGAAGGTGCTTCGCTTCGGCGGAACCAAAGTCGCTGCGAAGGCACTCTACCACGCCGCATGGCGGTTTTTCAACAACCGATGGCTTAACATCCGTCATCAACCGATTGCAGAAGCAAGAACATCTACAACGTCTGCTTCTCTTGATGAAGACACGGCGATTGCCGAAATTTTAGATGGTATTGAATCCGTCCGCATCCAAGAAATTGGACGGCGTACCCGTGAGTATCTCAATGCTGGGTGCTCCGCAGAGCGGTTAATGACTGAAATGGGATTATGTATCCTCAAGGATGATAACGGCGGGGACCTCCTCAGCTCAATTTACATCGTATCTGAGGAATGGAAAACGTGCGAGACGCATCCTGCCAGAAATCAGCTGATAGTTGGGTTGGCACGATGGGCAACGGATATTCGCAGAAACGCTGGAAATGATTCCGCTGTCCAGACTGCACACCGTTTCGCCAGGGGCGAAACCGCCACGGACCTCTATGAATAG
- a CDS encoding Rieske (2Fe-2S) protein encodes MEHQTQNWVKVAELSEVPEGQPKAIQMAEGRSIALFNVDGKIYATDNQCPHMGYPLTRGTVRNGILTCDWHRRSFDLEGGGCFHVECDDLRTFPVDLRGNEIWIEPGDLTYRRAEEHKQLLREGLLSEDRWTMSKAISLLLKGGVPEEEVMGSILEHVSRHIASSHGSEGGGDVSRLINGLKVGRRYTDADRLIAVTTAACSAAGPASERLEVVPLPEPVAWEKISRWVRNFSYEGQSGRIERCLFTAYNKGDADKLCPLLFECAVEPHFIDAPHIPLYVSYLSEVIDEFGWEHASKLFFYLGAELVGHRPDDPERYRRDAIQLMQQILPTIEGATLEQTSEFDEDAFVAALTSVNLQRSFEAVQAVLTDGVKLERLITSLVLLAADRMANTPVNVDAGWENLTTELNLAASLRSAQRVGGNEVAAKGIFHVAWQIFADRWINIPARALSQPLSQEKLEAPNEAEGIKHIIDTIETLDVQNVGPQVLGYLNAGYSAERLLEEIGHTVLWDDTGSEVLPTLRTVFEEWKHAEGHPAQPQLLIGLARYVTDIRSNTDNKSAATTAMRFAEGRTTIEVFEE; translated from the coding sequence ATGGAGCATCAAACACAAAACTGGGTGAAAGTCGCCGAGTTAAGTGAAGTTCCTGAAGGGCAACCGAAAGCGATTCAGATGGCAGAGGGTCGCAGCATTGCCCTCTTCAATGTTGATGGAAAGATTTATGCGACGGATAACCAGTGTCCACACATGGGCTATCCACTCACACGGGGAACCGTTCGCAACGGCATCCTAACATGTGATTGGCACCGCCGCAGTTTCGATTTGGAAGGCGGTGGCTGCTTCCATGTTGAATGCGACGATCTACGCACTTTTCCGGTTGACCTCCGAGGCAATGAAATTTGGATAGAACCCGGAGATTTGACATACCGACGCGCCGAAGAACATAAACAATTGCTCCGAGAGGGGCTTTTGAGCGAAGACCGATGGACGATGTCCAAAGCGATTTCGCTATTGCTAAAAGGTGGCGTACCAGAAGAAGAGGTGATGGGTTCAATCCTGGAACACGTCAGCCGTCACATCGCCAGTTCCCACGGATCAGAAGGCGGCGGCGATGTCTCCCGACTCATCAACGGACTCAAAGTCGGACGTAGATATACGGACGCTGATAGACTCATCGCTGTTACAACTGCCGCTTGTTCGGCTGCAGGTCCCGCATCGGAACGACTTGAAGTTGTGCCGTTGCCAGAGCCGGTCGCTTGGGAAAAGATAAGTCGATGGGTTCGTAATTTCTCTTATGAAGGACAGTCGGGGCGAATTGAGCGATGCTTGTTCACTGCATATAACAAGGGGGACGCAGATAAATTGTGTCCGCTACTCTTTGAGTGTGCAGTCGAACCGCATTTTATTGACGCACCCCATATTCCGCTCTATGTTAGTTATCTTTCAGAGGTGATTGATGAATTTGGGTGGGAACATGCCTCGAAGTTGTTCTTCTATCTCGGAGCGGAACTCGTCGGACATCGTCCAGATGATCCTGAACGGTATCGTAGAGACGCAATTCAACTCATGCAGCAAATCCTTCCAACCATTGAAGGTGCTACCTTAGAGCAAACTTCTGAATTTGATGAAGACGCTTTCGTTGCGGCACTCACGAGTGTTAATCTCCAGCGGTCGTTTGAGGCAGTACAAGCAGTCTTAACTGATGGTGTTAAGTTAGAAAGGCTTATTACCTCGCTTGTCCTTCTCGCTGCAGATAGAATGGCGAACACACCGGTGAATGTAGACGCGGGTTGGGAGAACTTAACAACAGAACTCAACCTTGCCGCATCGTTGCGGAGTGCACAACGAGTGGGTGGCAATGAAGTCGCAGCGAAAGGAATTTTCCACGTTGCGTGGCAAATCTTCGCGGATCGCTGGATAAACATTCCAGCACGAGCACTCAGTCAACCCTTGAGTCAAGAGAAATTGGAGGCTCCGAATGAAGCCGAAGGTATCAAGCACATTATTGATACAATCGAGACACTTGATGTCCAAAATGTGGGACCGCAAGTGCTTGGCTATCTAAATGCTGGCTATTCTGCTGAACGATTGCTCGAAGAGATAGGGCATACGGTGCTTTGGGATGATACGGGGAGTGAAGTCCTACCAACACTGCGTACGGTGTTTGAAGAGTGGAAGCATGCGGAAGGGCATCCCGCACAACCTCAGCTGTTGATCGGATTGGCTCGCTACGTCACAGATATCCGATCGAACACGGACAACAAATCTGCCGCGACCACCGCGATGCGTTTCGCCGAAGGTAGGACAACGATTGAGGTTTTTGAGGAGTAA